One Oenanthe melanoleuca isolate GR-GAL-2019-014 chromosome 3, OMel1.0, whole genome shotgun sequence DNA segment encodes these proteins:
- the LOC130250644 gene encoding epoxide hydrolase 1-like: MWRDVLPNAWESILSRIRSFEYSQKNAVLVPAAALGVGGMLLYWLRSGHKIKTIDMGDGWWGSGERPLKGKEDTSIRPFKIETSDKEIEDLHQRLDRFRFTPHVEGAAFHYGFNSTYLRKVVAYWRNQFDWRKQVEVLNKYPHFHTTIEGIDIHFIHVKPSYVPHGRAVRPLLLVHGWPGSFYEFYKIIPLLTEPAKHGLNEGDVVFEVICPSIPGYGFSEAPHQKEFDSIATARIFHKLMNRLGFKEYYIQGGDWGSRITTNMAQMLPQSVKGLHVNLVFIARQSLGRMICTMLGAYVPWLVGFTREDVRRFYPFMQKNVYDVLQESGYLHIQATKPDTAGCGLNDSPVGLAAYILEKFSTWTDKSFRHQDDGGLESKYSLDELLTNVMIYWVTSSIVPSMRYYKENFSKDPDLSLHNRVGVYVPTGIAAFPQEIVHVPRLWAKDVYKNIITYTYMPRGGHFAAFEEPKLLAQDIIQFVQKVEQL, encoded by the exons ATGTGGCGGGACGTCCTTCCAAACGCGTG GGAGAGCATCCTGTCCCGGATCAG GTCTTTTGAATATTCTCAGAAGAATGCAGTCctggtccctgcagctgccctgggggtTGGAGGGATGCTGCTTTACTGGCTCAGATCTGGACACAAGATCAAGACTATTGATATGGGCGATGGGTGGTGGGGCTCAGGTGAAAGGCCCCTCAAAGGGAAAGAAGATACAAGCATCCGTCCCTTCAAGATTGAAACATCTGACAAAGAAATTGAG GATCTGCACCAGCGCCTGGATCGGTTCCGCTTCACACCACACGTGGAAGGAGCCGCCTTCCACTACGGCTTCAACTCCACCTACCTGCGGAAGGTGGTGGCCTACTGGAGGAATCAGTTTGACTGGCGCAAGCAAGTGGAAGTGCTGAACAAATACCCCCACTTCCACACCACCATCGAAG GGATTGATATCCATTTCATCCATGTGAAGCCATCCTATGTTCCCCATGGTCGAGCTGTTCGACCTCTGCTGTTGGTCCATGGCTGGCCTGGCTCCTTCTATGAGTTCTACAAGATCATCCCTCTGCTCACGGAGCCAGCCAAGCACGGCCTGAATGAGGGTGATGTGGTGTTTGAGGTCATCTGCCCCTCCATCCCAGGATATGGCTTCTCAGAGGCCCCTCACCAGAAAG AGTTTGACTCCATAGCAACTGCTCGGATATTTCATAAGCTGATGAACAGATTGGGCTTCAAGGAATACTACATACAGGGAGGAGACTGGGGATCTCGCATTACCACAAACATGGCCCAGATGCTGCCACA ATCTGTGAAAGGGCTGCATGTGAATCTTGTTTTCATCGCCAGACAAAGTTTGGGAAGGATGATCTGTACAATGCTTGGGGCTTATGTCCCATGGCTCGTAGGCTTCACTAGGGAAGATGTTCGACGTTTCTACCCTTTCATGCAGAAGAATGTGTATGACGTCCTGCAAGAGTCTGGATACTTGCACATCCAAGCCACCAAACCAGACACTGCAG GTTGTGGACTGAATGACTCCCCAGTGGGGCTTGCTGCATATATCTTGGAGAAATTCTCAACTTGGACAGACAAATCATTTCGGCATCAAGATGATGGAGGCTTGGAAAG CAAATACTCTCTTGATGAGCTTTTGACCAATGTGATGATTTACTGGGTGACATCCTCCATTGTGCCTTCAATGCGATACTACAAGGAAAACTTTTCCAAGGACCCGGATCTAAGTCTTCATAACAG GGTTGGTGTGTATGTTCCCACAGGGATTGCAGCTTTTCCTCAGGAGATTGTACATGTACCACGTCTCTGGGCAAAGGATGTCTACAAGAACATCATCACTTACACTTACATGCCACGTGGAGGGCATTTCGCTGCCTTTGAGGAGCCAAAGCTTCTGGCACAAGACATAATACAGTTTGTCCAAAAAGTGGAACAGCTGTGA
- the MAD2L1BP gene encoding MAD2L1-binding protein, whose product MRPQGDRSVLGSPAVAVAFPGAVCRGSGCRFACELLKHVLHQRNQLPLPYEQLAYFCRRAAQDGDRIGKPLSLGLASRKCQQLLMELEGLFQHLEVMFSLTLVPRVLFLLGGNVMNPKELYELNLEGFCEGAAEESLQTAPCVRQLFHQLFVADVFSELKALPVTGTLVLVQGHRDCGVEWFRPKLNYQVPTRGRKLTVKLSCDGGLHVSASPAQHTAPAWEDYVWFQAPVTLKGISE is encoded by the exons ATGAGGCCCCAGGGAGACCGGTCGGTGCTGGGCAGCCCCGCGGTGGCCGTGGCCTTCCCGGGAGCCGTGTGCCGGGGCAGCGGCTGTCGCTTCGCCTGCGAGCTCCTGAAGCACGTCCTGCACCAGCGGAACCAGCTGCCGCTGCCCTACGAGCAGCTCGCGTACTTCTGCCGGCGGGCGGCCCAG gatgGAGATAGAATCGGGAAGCCACTCTCCCTGGGTTTGGCTAGCAGaaagtgccagcagctgctgatggaACTAGAGGGATTGTTCCAGCACCTAGAAGTCATGTTTAGTCTGACGCTGGTTCCTCGGGTTCTTTTCCTACTTGGTGGCAACGTCATGAACCCCAAGGAGCTCTATGAGCTGAACTTGGAAGGGTTCTGCGAGGGTGCTGCTGAAGAGAGCCTCCAGACTGCACCCTGTGTTCGCCAGCTCTTTCACCAGCTCTTTGTGGCTGATGTCTTCAGCGAACTTAAGGCTCTCCCTGTCACGGGCACTCTTGTCCTGGTGCAGGGACACCGTGACTGTGGTGTTGAGTGGTTCCGGCCCAAGCTCAACTACCAAGTGCCAACCCGAGGGAGGAAGCTGACTGTCAAGTTGTCCTGTGATGGAGGCCTCCATGTTAGTGCCTCACCTGCACAGCACACTGCACCTGCGTGGGAGGACTATGTCTGGTTCCAAGCACCAGTGACCCTCAAAGGCATTAGTGAATGA
- the GTPBP2 gene encoding GTP-binding protein 2: MDSRVSELFGGCCRPAGGGAGAALRGRGGPAPGGGSKTKKKNGRSRGGKANNPPYLPPEAEDGNIEYKLKLVNPSQYRFEHLVTQMKWRLQEGRGEAVYQIGVEDNGLLVGLSEEEMRASLKTLRRMAEKVGADITVLREREVDYDSDVPRKITEVLVRKVPDNQQFLDLRVAVLGNVDSGKSTLLGVLTQGELDNGRGRARLNLFRHLHEIQSGRTSSISFEILGFNSKGEVVNYSDSRTAEEICESSSKMITFIDLAGHHKYLKTTIFGLTSYCPDFAMLVVSANTGIAGTTREHLGLAMALKVPFFIVISKVDLCSKATVERTVKQLERILKQPGCNKLPLLVNSDDDAVTAAQQFAQSPNITPIFTLSSVSGENLDLLKVFLNILPPLTNSKEQEELMQQLTEFQVDEIYTVPEVGTVVGGTLSSGICREGENLVVGPTDDGKFLRLKVCSIQRNRSACRVLRAGQAATLALGPFDRSLLRKGMVMVSPEMNPTICSVFEAEIVLLFHATTFRKGFQVTVHVGNVRQTAIVEKIHGKDKLRTGEKAVVCFRFIKHPEYLKIGAKLLFREGVTKGIGHVTDLQAITTKENGLEESLGPGQLSF; the protein is encoded by the exons ATGGACTCCCGGGTGTCGGAGCTGTTCGGGGGCTGCTGTCgcccggcgggcggcggggcaggggcagcgcTGCGCGGACGCGGGGGGCCCGCGCCTGGCGGCGGCTCGAAGACGAAGAAGAAGAACGGGCGGAGCCGCGGAGGGAAGGCCAACAACCCCCCGTACCTGCCGCCCGAG GCAGAAGATGGGAACATCGAGTACAAG CTGAAGCTGGTGAACCCCTCGCAGTACCGCTTTGAGCACCTGGTGACACAGATGAAGTGGCGGCTGCAGGAGGGCCGCGGTGAGGCCGTCTATCAGATCGGCGTGGAGGACAACGGGCTGCTGGTGGGCCTCTCGGAGGAGGAGATGCGAGCCTCGCTCAAGACACTGCGCCGCATGGCAGAGAA GGTTGGGGCTGACATTACTGTGCTGCGGGAGAGGGAGGTCGATTACGACAGCGATGTTCCAAGGAAGATAACGGAGGTGCTGGTCCGAAAGGTGCCTGACAACCAGCAG TTCTTAGACCTTCGAGTAGCTGTCCTAGGGAATGTGGACTCAGGGAAGTCAACACTGTTGGGTGTCCTAACACAAGGAGAGCTGGACAATGGGCGGGGCAGAGCACGCCTCAACCTCTTCCGACATCTCCATGAAATCCAGTCAGGAAGAACATCTAGCATCAGCTTTGAGATCCTCGGCTTCAACAGCAAAGGAGAG GTGGTAAATTACAGTGACTCCCGAACAGCAGAAGAGATCTGTGAGAGTTCTTCGAAAATGATCACTTTCATTGACCTGGCTGGCCACCACAAGTATCTGAAAACAACCATCTTTGGCCTCACTAGCTACTGCCCAGACTTTGCCATGCTGGTGGTTAGTGCCAACACTGGCATTG CGGGCACAACACGAGAGCACTTGGGCTTGGCCATGGCCCTCAAGGTCCCCTTCTTCATTGTCATCAGCAAAGTTGACTTGTGTTCAAAAGCCACCGTGGAACGGACAGTGAAGCAGCTGGAGCGAATCCTGAAGCAGCCAGGCTGTAACAAGCTCCCCCTGCTTGTGAACTCAGACGACGATGCTGTTACAGCAGCACAACAGTTTGCACAATCTCCCAA CATCACCCCAATCTTCACACTGTCCAGTGTTTCTGGGGAGAACTTAGATCTCTTGAAAGTCTTCCTCAACATCCTCCCTCCATTGACCAACAGTAAAGAGCAGGAAGAATTAATGCAGCAACTTACAGAATTTCAG GTTGATGAAATTTATACAGTGCCAGAGGTGGGGACTGTTGTGGGAGGAACTCTGTCAAG tgggaTCTGCCGAGAAGGGGAGAACTTGGTGGTCGGTCCCACGGACGATGGGAAGTTCCTGCGGCTGAAGGTGTGCAGTATCCAGCGGAACCGCTCTGCCTGCCGCGTGCTGCGGGCCGGGCAGGCAGCCACCCTGGCCCTCGGGCCCTTCGACCGCTCCCTGCTGCGCAAG GGCATGGTCATGGTGAGCCCAGAAATGAACCCCACCATCTGCTCAGTGTTTGAAGCCGAGATTGTGCTGTTATTCCATGCCACGACTTTCCGGAAGGGGTTTCAGGTGACGGTGCACGTGGGGAATGTGCGACAGACAGCTATTGTGGAGAAGATCCATGGAAAG gacaAGCTGCGGACAGGAGAGAAGGCAGTTGTCTGTTTCAGGTTCATCAAGCATCCTGAATACTTGAAGATTGGAGCCAAACTGCTTTTCCGTGAAGGAGTCACCAAAGGCATTGGGCATGTCACTGACCTCCAAGCCATCACCACCAAAGAAAATGGCCTGGAGGAGTCCCTGGGGCCTGGACAGCTGAGCTTCTGA